In the genome of Pseudothermotoga sp., one region contains:
- a CDS encoding heavy-metal-associated domain-containing protein, giving the protein MKYELYVPNISCGHCRMRISKALDELGMKNYQIDIAQKKITLETETIEPILKKLQQIGYPAESYRQI; this is encoded by the coding sequence ATGAAATATGAACTATACGTTCCAAACATTTCTTGTGGGCATTGCAGAATGAGAATATCGAAAGCTTTGGATGAGCTGGGGATGAAGAACTACCAGATAGACATCGCTCAAAAGAAAATAACCTTGGAGACCGAAACAATCGAGCCGATATTGAAAAAGCTACAGCAAATTGGATATCCTGCAGAAAGCTACAGACAAATATGA